The genomic DNA TGAGCACACATCCAGTTGTGCGGAAGTGCAGCCCGAAATCACTGCAGTGACCAGAAAAAAATACGATACTggaaagtgggaaaaaaaaaagtgaaattgccAGGGACAAGACTTCGGCTCGGGTCGGGTCAACTCGGTTCTACGCGAACCATTAATACGGAAGTGTGGTTTAGTGTAGTAAATGAAAAATGCCGTCACCATACATGAGAGGCAGTCGGCCGTAATAGACCCAGCTGGAGAAGGAGAAGCTGAAGCAGGTCAGCTCGGAGGAAAGCCCTTCAGCATTCCCACTGGAGACACGAACCGGTAGCAGAGGAGCAGCTTCTCCAGTCCGGAACACTAGCCTGGCTAATACAGCCGAGCCGGGAGATGAATGATAAGAAGGGCTTGGTGTGCAGCCACTCCTGGACCGCTGAGAACCAACACAGAGATGTGCTGTGAATGGAACACCGAAGGAAATGCAAGGGTGGATTGACTAGCTAACGTGAGTTAGCAGCCAGCTAGCCGCTCAGGGCTGCAGCTTGATGAGCGTCACTTCGTTTAGAGATGCAAACCTCATCCACAGCGACATGAAGAGGTAAGTTAGACTGGCTTCTGCTGCCACATGTGTGTCTTCGGCCAGGACATCGTGTGAATAAATCAAACCTTAATTGCCACCGTTGGCGTTAGCCACCTAGCTAAAAGCACGTCAGCATAAGGGGTTCGCTGGCCATACAGACAATCTGCATGACCCTGCTTCTCAGAAATCATCGAAGGGGTAACAGAACATTGGCCATGCCCTTTTTGCATTTATTACTGTGTGTTATGTGTAAATTGCTAGCAGACACTTTGGGTTAGCTTAATAGCCTCAGAGAAGTATGTGAAGCGTAACAGCTGTTTGACCGAACCTAATAAACAGCTGCTCCATCAGCTGAAAGCAGCATCAGTATTTACTGTTTTAAAACTAAGAGGCGTCGCCTGCAAGTCCTCAGTCCATGTAATCATGTGAGCCGTTAGGTGGAGGTACAGAGGATGTCTGCCGCAGGCTTCCTACCAACCAGCTCCACGTTTTCTTTTTAAGAGAGGAGGGGATTGAAGAAGAGCAGAGCTTTAGCTGGTACAGTTTGTGAGAAGAGCAACAGTTCCTTCCTTCTTCCATCCTCTCTCCAGATCACAGTCATTTCTCCTCTGCAGAGCTTCACTTACTACCTTAAACCAAGGGAGGCATGTAGGCTGTTCCACCTGCAGGTATGGTTAGCTATGGATTGCTCTTCTCCGGACTTGTTGCTGTATAATGTCGTCTGGTTCTGTGTCTTTatggtgcttttctttttctccttttgaaAACAGTTGTTGCTCAGTGTTGCAGGTTCTGTgtatagttttgtgttttcagatgaAGACTGTATCTTTTGATTACTTGTCTTAGTTTATTGACCTTCTTTGACATATGGGTCATTTGAAAAATTTCTGAACTTATTAACTTTTCAGAAACATACAGTGGAGTTACTGCAGTCTGTTCCAACAGTCCAGCAACTAACGCTGCTTTGATCACTCATCTGCTTGTTGGAAATGTTAAACAGCTGAGCATTCTGTACTTTATGACATATCAATTAGTAATAAGATGGGATAAACTCTTTTGATCCCTCACAGGAGAAATTCACTTAATCCACATGATTGTAATAATGGCATAGTGATTATGATATATTAATGTCCTTTTGACAAGTAAAAGTGGAGAATTTAGTTTTAGCAACTTCAGTTTGTGgcatgaagaaaaaagaatgaaagaaaagttaTTAACTTTAATTGGAGAATAACAGATGATTCTTGAACAGTATTTTAGTTCTGTGACTCTTAAATCTTAAAGTGattatgaagcaaaaaaaatcattccacCTCATGTAAGGGTtcagtttttcacaattttGTATCATTGTAAACTGAGAATATTTGGGTTTTGCACAATTGTTTGGACAGTAACAACTGAAGAAGCAGGTTGGGATTTGCCAACCTCTGATTGacattttagtaattttctgatgttttacaaTCTATACAGTCAATCCAGTAATCAAATTTGATATAGTTTTCAAAGACAAGACGGTCAAACTGAACTATAACATTACTGAGAACTGTGAACTGTAAAAAGTCACATGGTACGAATAAAGGTGAGAATGGAATGAGGAATGAGGTGATGGTAATATGGAGATCAGCATTAATAGCTTGGACAGTTACGATGGTCCTGTCATACCAGTGAAGCACAGTGATATCAGTCTCTGATGAGAGCCTTTGGACTTGCTGTCAAACCTCCATCCTTACAAGATTATTGGAGACCTATATTTACCAGCACTAATTGGTTTAGGTGTTTCTAAAGCTGACAAGCTCCTGTGGAGCTGTCGGTGTGACCTTCATCCTCAACTTGTTTACTTCTTTTTTCACTCTGTCACTTtgcaacaacaaagaaaacctTCACTGCCACACAATGTTGACACTTAACACTGGGACTGAAGAGTGCTGTGTTAGTATTTCAACATTTCTAGCCCTGTGTATTTATGGGAAAGTGGACTTTGACTGTGCAGTTAAATATTGGGCATTGACAGTAAATGTAGGGCTTTTTTAGTGAGTCCCTTCAGCCACATTACCAGAAACGTTTGTCCTTTTCTGAGTGTGGTCTTTAAGGTGGCTCTGATTTAAAGTGAACTGCAGTTATAGTGAACTGTAATGAATGCAATATACAGCTTTGAATGTTTGTGTATGTATAGTACAGTGCTAGTATCTCTACAGTACCCAGTCCATTCAGCATGCACAGGAGGTACCTGAAGGCTGTACTACAAAAGTTGCGAGCTATGCTGAGCCTAAAGTCAGAGCTTTCAGTGTCATGGGGTTAGCTGTCTTTTAGACTGGCTAGATTATCGATCTAGAATGTTTTGACAATGCACTAGTTGTTGTCCATTAGTCTTAACATGCTAGCATAAATACTAAGCCCCTGGTCGCTTTTGATTAATGGTGACAGTTCCAATAAATTTTTTCAAATGAATGccaacaaaaacagagacacCGTAGCCATGTATCAGTTCAAAGGCTGCATCATTTGGAGCCCGAATTCGTCACAGCAAAGCAAAGAAAGCTGTCCCATTTCATTAAGACTCCTTCAAATGTGGCTCGCAAATGTGTTCTTTTCCTGGGCTGTGAAGGAAGCATCAAGTTAATCCTTTTCAGCCAAACATATCCCAAGAAGACTTCTTGTTCTCCAGACAGTTTAATCCAGTACAACTGTACAGTGTAAGCACCGCAAGTTCAAgtatataaaaaatattataaacaACACTCACAATTTCGAGATTtagttcagccaaaaaatgtGGCTAAGTTGCAACATCGTCTTATCCCTACCCTCAGGATGAAACTTCTGCAGTCCGGGTTGTCAGACAGCAGGTGTGGTGCTACGGGATGTGACGAAGCAAGAAGTCAATAGATTAGACCATCTCATTTAACAAACTCTCAGATGCAACCTTCACGTCCTTCAAAGGACCCAAACTTTGAAGAATACGAGGGCTCCACCCATAGCAACTCTtgaataattacatttttggattttttttttttttttaagcgaagcatttcttttattttctttgctatACCAAAAACATACCAAACCTGTGACTTCAAGACCACAGTTCATACCAAATCGTAAATTTTGTGTACGTGTACTGTTACATCACTACTTCTGACAATGGAAAAGTATTTTAGAATCGTCAGATCTTGGTGAAGAGCCACAGATCACCTTAAGTCCCATTTTCTATTAAAGTACATGGTAAGCTCAAAAAGATAGCAGTAATCTCCCACTGTTGGTTCAGGGAATCATGTTCACCACGGCAGTCTGAACTCACATGTAACTTGTaacattcaaaataaaaaaccATGATTACCCTCTTAAAAGAGTCCTTATAATTAGtgacaatgaataaagcatTTAAATGTGTAGCAGGAAGAAACTCTGGAGTATCTGATATCTTAGTTCACATCAGTTGCTCAGATTAAACAGGATATGAAGATGAGCAGTACATCCTGTCAGCTCCTCCGAACACCTCATATCAGTCTTTCCACTGAAGAGTGCAACCCACCGCTGGGTGTGTCTGTCTGCTAAAGTGATGACTTTATCATAACTTTATCAGACAGAACTGATACTGCAAAGCCTGTTTATGTAATCAGAATGTAGGGTGAGATAACCAGAGACCAGTTCAAAAGGTTTCATGTGGCTCACGAGACATGGATTTGGAAATCCAATGTTTGCTTCCAGGATTAGGTAATCCATGTTACTTTTGTGACAGTTTTTCAAAGTTACATTGGACTGGACCACCCTAATCTAGATCTAAACCCTTTCAAGATTAGCaaatcagaatttttttgtgctttaaatGGGACTACATATCAAGTGTAGACTGCTAAAACAAGGTAGAACAGCCAACATGGGTCTGCTTCAAGTGTGTTTTATTAGaaggaacagaaaaatcacattaaaacagtGTAAACACCCCCTTCCATTATCAGTTTCTTCTGTAAATAGTCAGACCTCTCATCTGACACATATTGAATAAATATATGTACATAAATAGTATGCGGATAATGTGAACAcgtttaaattatttaaattaaattattttacacataaatgTTCAGTAGATAACAATTATGAATGgtcttcatttttaatattttgtaacaTTGTTGCTGAAAAAAGGTAAGCTACAAGAGCATGGATCAGCATGTTACAGTAATTTAGTGATTATATGTGAGTATTAGGGAGTAATATGAATTCCTCCAATGTAAACCTCTCAGTAAATGTGAGACAAAGTTGCTTGAGTTGACGTCTCTATTACTGATTGATTCAAAACCTTGGGGGGGGCTCAACCAACAAGAAACTGTATTCATTTATGTAAACTGTAGCCATGAACAAACAGATAAATGTGTGATTATGTTGTGTACAAAACATCTTGTGAACAGATTTTATGTACAGGTCTATGCTTTGACTGAGAGGAAAAGATAACCATTTAAATTGTGGTACTGATCAGAAGAATAATCAAATTATTCAACCCTGTTTTCTAATCTCTGGTTGAAACAAATGAGCTGCATTCATTCTTCTGATTATTGTCCTCCCTGCTCTGTTTTCAGGATGATGCTGAAGGATAACATCTAAGAAGTCAATTCCTCATCCAAAAGTGACCCTACCTTCCCCTATAGTCTGCTTTCTTCTGCAGTCCCTTCTCCAACTTGTGAGGTCCTTCTCAGCTCATTGGCCCACCTCTGTGGAATTCATTGAATGCATGTATTCCACAGTAAGATCATgcacaattattttaatttggaCAGTCCTCCTCCAGACACCATTCTGACAAAGAAACAGGATGAAATAACTGCAATGTGACTGTCCATCTGAGATAGCCACCTCGATCTGTGGGATTCTCACTTTGGTTCCATCTCTTGTTCCCTACCAACCCCTCCCTTTCCTAGTGTCATTGGGCCATGGTTCGCAAGAAAGGTTCTCTTATACTATGTGGTGCTTTTCTGTTGTCGCCTGGAATGCTTTGCTTCTACTTTACCTTTGGGGTCGCCCTCCCATTCGGCCACCTTGGAGAAGGGGGTggagcagaaccaggaggaaAGGAGGAGTGGGGCGTGGGCAGAGGGAAAGTAGGCCGGGTCAACCTTGCTGGGGAGGTTATCCGGCTGGCAGAGGAGGTCGAAGTTCAGCTTGAGACCCAGAAGAAGCTACTGAAGCAGATTGAAAGTCATAGGGCAGTGGTGGGCTCGGCAGAAAGATATCGGGAAAAGAGAACAGTGATATAAAAGAAGTCAAAGAAGAGACTGTCCACCAGCCACCCCAAACTCCATTTCCTGTCAAAAACAGTGTGGATATCAGTGACCAAACTGAAGTTAAACATACACAGAAGCCTGTTCATACAGTAGCTCAAGGACTGAAGTTAGAACAACATGAGGCCACCGAAGTAAAGCAAGAGATCATTGAGAACAATGAAGTGACGACTGTTGTTTCTAGCTCAGAAGTCATCATTCCCATTCTCGTTATTGCTTGTGACAGAGTCACAGTTAAACGGAGCCTTGACAGACTGATACAGTACCGCCCTTCTCCAGAATTGTATCCAATCATCGTTAGCCAAGACTGTGGCCATGCTGAGACGGCTCGTGTTATTGGCTCATATGGAGATCAAGTGACCCACATAAGCCAACCGGATCTGTCAGACATCAGGGTCCGGCCAGAGCACAGGAAATTCCAAGGCTACTACAAAATTGCTCGGCATTACCGATGGGCACTCAACCAAGTATTTAATACATTGTCCCTGTCTACTGTGGTCATAGTGGAGGATGATCTAGAGGTAAGTGCTGTCAGACATCTGTATTTTCTCATAACATTACTTTGTGTCTACTATAGTAGGCTTCATCATCCATTATGgcttgtctttttgtgacattttgcctGTTGAATAGTACACACAGATGGAGGATACCTCctctgtaagtgtgtgtgtgtgtgtgtgtgtatatatatatatatatatatatatatatatacacacacacccacacactcaaacacacatcaTTTTAATCGGTAATGATAACATTGTGCTCACCAGGTTAATTGTCTAGAACCCTAACGTGATTGGCCAGGAAATGCAAACAGTCatatcagggttctcgccagcgcatttaaaagattacgctgtgattaggccCGCTACGCTGCCTTTCAAGTTGTGGTATtgtgttttgagcacatttgcttgcgtaatatttccatatttatgtgagaaaacttcTTTATTGGGGAAG from Acanthochromis polyacanthus isolate Apoly-LR-REF ecotype Palm Island chromosome 11, KAUST_Apoly_ChrSc, whole genome shotgun sequence includes the following:
- the mgat1b gene encoding LOW QUALITY PROTEIN: alpha-1,3-mannosyl-glycoprotein 2-beta-N-acetylglucosaminyltransferase b (The sequence of the model RefSeq protein was modified relative to this genomic sequence to represent the inferred CDS: inserted 3 bases in 2 codons; deleted 6 bases in 6 codons), producing MVRKKGSLILCGAFLXVAWNALLLLYLWGRPPIGHLGEGGGAEPGGKEEWGVGRGKVGRVNLAGEVIRLAEEVEVQLETQKKLLKQIESHRAVWARQKDIGKREXSDIKEVKEETVHQPPQTPFPVKNSVDISDQTEVKHTQKPVHTVAQGLKLEQHEATEVKQEIIENNEVTTVVSSSEVIIPILVIACDRVTVKRSLDRLIQYRPSPELYPIIVSQDCGHAETARVIGSYGDQVTHISQPDLSDIRVRPEHRKFQGYYKIARHYRWALNQVFNTLSLSTVVIVEDDLEVAPDFFEYFRALHPILLSDPTLWCVSAWNDNGRDALVDPSKADLLYRTDFFPGLGWMLLKEMWAELEPKWPSAFWDDWMRQPEQRKDRSCIRPEILGTITFGRKGVSLGQFFDQYLRYIKLNTEFVPFTKQDLSYLLKEKYEEKYIKEVYSAPLVKIEELQQGGTLKGPGPYRVQYSSRDSLKVFARNLGVMDDLKSGVPRTGYRGIVSFLYRGRRVFLAPPQGWTQYDISWS